In Streptomyces sannanensis, the DNA window CCGATGAGTGCACCGGGCGGCGGGGTGAGCTGTATCACTGCCCGGCGCGGGGAGCGGCCGTCAGTCGGTGACGCGGCTGCCCGACTCGTACATCAGGTCGGCGTACTCGGGATGCCTGGCGATCCAGCCGGCGTAGAACGGGCAGACCGCCACCACCCGCATGCCCTGTTCCCGTGCCGCGTCCAGCGAGTGCCGGGCGAGGGCGCCGCCGATGCCCTGTCCCTCGAAGGCCGGGTCGACCTCCGTGTGCACGAAGGCGATCAGCTCGGGGGCACGGAGGTAGTGCGCGAAACCGGCGACCTGATCCGTACCCCCGACGCGGGCCTCGTAACGGCTCGCTCCGGGCACGTCGATGACGGTGACGGTCATGGGCCCACCATAGGAAGGAAGTGCCCCGCGACGCACTCTGGACGGGCCTGGGCCGGTGGGCTAGCTTCGCCCGCCATGGGCTTCATGGGGAAGACGATAAGGATGGTGTCGGGGGGACTGGGCGCGGCGGCGCTCGTCGCGACTCTGGGAGTCGCCCCGGCGCAGGCCGTGGACACCGCACCACGGGCGGTCTGGCATCTGAAGGACACCGGCACCGACGCGCGGTTCCGGGGGCTCGCTGCGGTGAGCCGTGACACCGCGTGGGTGGCCGGCACCAAGGGCACGGTGCTGCGCACCGAGGACGGCGGCCGCAGCTGGCTGAACGTCTCGCCGCCCGGTGCCGGCGAACTGCAGTTCCGGGACATCGAGGCCTTCGACGCACGGCGGGCCGTGGTGCTCGCCATCGGCGACGGCGAGGCCTCCCGCATCTACCGCACCGACGACGGCGGCACCACCTGGACGGAGTCCTTCCGCAACACCGACCAGAGGGCGTTCTACGACTGCGTCACCTTCTTCGACCACCGGCACGGCCTGGCGGTGAGCGACCCGGTCGACGGCAGGTTCCGCATCCTGTCCACCTCGGACGGCGGCCGTTCGTGGAACGTACTGCCCAGCGCCGGCATGCCGGCGGCCCAGCCCGGCGAGGCCGCCTTCGCCGCCGGCGGCCAGTGCCTGGTCAGCTCGGGCCCGAAGGACGTCTGGCTGGCCACCGGCGGCGCCGCCACCGCGCGCGTGCTGCACTCCGCGGACCGCGGGCTGACCTGGATCGCCGCCGACGCCACGGTCCCGGCGGGCGACCCGGCCCGTGGGGTGTTCGCTCTCGCCTTCCGTGACCGTGACCACGGCATCGCGGTAGGCGGCGATTTCAATGCCGACCAGCCCTCGCCACGGGCCGCCGCCGTCAGCCGCGACGGGGGACGCACCTGGGCGCAGGCCGACACCCCGCCGCCCGCCTACCGCTCGGGCGTGGCGTGGCTGCCGCACAGCCGTGGCGCCGCGCTTGCCGTGGGCCCGGCCGGCACCGACCTGACCACGGACGGCGGCCGCAACTGGCGCACGGTCGACACCGGCTCGTACGACACGGTGGACTGCACACCCGACTTCGGCTGCTGGGCCTCCGGCGCCAAGGGCCGGGTGGCGCGCCTGGAGGGCCGGGCAGGCTAGGCGGGCAGCTGCTGCCGGTAGGGGGCGAGCTCGTCCGCCGTCTTGGGCGCGATGAACTCGGTGATCCGGTATTCGCACACGCCTCCGGTGACGAAGGGGTCGGCCGCCGCGATCTTCTCGATCCGCGTGCGGTCGTCCCCGACGGCCAGGATCACACCGCCGTCGCGCGGAACCTTGCGGCCGGAGGCGATGACCACGCCGGATTCGTACAGCTCGTTCAGCCAGGCGATATGAGGCTCGAGCAGCTCGTCGACGCGCTCGATCGGGGCGGTGTAGGTCAGCTCAAGTACGAACATGTGTGCAAGGCTATCGGCGTGACGATCACCGGTACACCGGCGGACTGGCCGCGCGACGAAGAACGGGCAAGAGCCCTCCAGGACGAACTGCGTACCCGCGTCGTCGTGGACGAGCCCGGGCCGCCGCCCGGCAGCGGCCTGGTCACCGGCGTCGACGTGGCCTACGACGACGAACGCGATGTGGTCGCCGCCGCGGCCGTCGTCCTCGACGCAGCCACCCTCGAGGTCGTCGAGGAGGCCACCGCCGTGGGACGGGTGGCCTTCCCTTACGTACCGGGACTGCTGGCCTTCCGGGAGATCCCCACCGTGCTTGCCGCCCTCGGCGAGCTCACCTCCGGTCCCGGCCTGGTCGTCTGTGACGGATACGGCCTCGCCCATCCCCGCCGCTTCGGGCTCGCAGCCCACCTCGGTGTGCTGACGGGGCTGCCGGTGGTCGGGGTCGCCAAGAACCCGTTCACCTTTACGTACGAACAGCCCGGCCCGCGCCGCGGCGACTCCTCGTCCCTGCTCGACGGAGGGGAGGAGGTCGGCAGGGCGCTGCGCACCCAGGACGGAGTGAAGCCGGTCTTCGTCTCGGTCGGCCACCGGGTGAGCCTCTCCAACGCCTGCGCCCACACCCTCCGGCTGTCTCCCGGATTCCGCCTCCCGGAGACCACCCGCCGCGCGGACGCCCTCTGTCGCAAAGCCCTGCGCGAGGCGACCGGCTAGTGCCGCGACCGGCAACGTTTGCCCGTCGAGGAGCGGCGTCCGGTGCGTGCGATCGCAAGGCGGCCGAAGGCTCTCGTGGCAGCGCTCCTTGAGTTTTCGGCCGACGCAGCGAGCGTGCGTCCCCGGGGGCACCCCTGGGGCACCCCTGGGGGCACCCCCAGCGGTAGCTGGGGGAGGTAGCTGGGGGAGGTAGCTGGGGGAGCGTCGCGACGGGGCAAACGTTGCCGGGAGCGAGGTACACAGGCTGGTCTGCATACCGGTGCCCGGCCATGATCGTCAGGCTGGAGGCATGACGACACGTACGCACCAGACAGCACCGGACACCGCCGGTATATCCCCCGTCGAGCGAGCGGTGGTGACCACGCTCGTGGTGGGCGCCCTTGCCGGAGCGGCCTGGCTGGGGTCGATGATCTGGACGATCGTCTCGTGGGCCGTCGCGTGACGCGACGTCAGCGCGCGTCCGCCACCCGGAAGCGGAGCCCGGCCGCCCGTAGCCGGTCCAGCAGCGCATCGCCCATCGCGACGGCCGGGGTGACCTGGCCGGCGGTCGGCCGCAGTTCGTCGAAGGCCAGGCAGAGCACCGACTCGGCCAGAATTTTCGCCGTCTCGTCATAGCCGGGGTCTCCGCCCGACACCTCGGTGAACACCCGGCGGCCGCCGCCCTCGCCCACGAAGCGCAACGAGAACCAGCTCCGGGCGCGCCGCTCGGCGCTGGGGCCGCGGCCCGGTTCGTAGCGGTTCATCAGCCATCGCCGGGCGGCCGGAAGTTGGGCGACGGCGAGGGCGCCGCCCGCGGCCGCCGCGCCGCCGATCGCCATGGGCAGCCACTTCACCGCTGCGTAGTGCCGGTAGCGGAAGTCCGGACCGTACCGGCGCAGGGCGCCCGCCGAGCGGGTCACGATCTGCGGGTCGAGGGTCGGCAGCGGCAGCGCCCAGACACCGGTCTCCCGGCTGAAGCGCGGGGCGCCGAGCGGGGCGCGGGCCCGCCGGCCCGCCGGCCGGGGTTCGTACAGCCGCCGCTCCTGCGCGGCGCGCAGGGCCGGCAGCCCCCTGCTCATCACGGTCAGCGCGGAGGCGAGAGTGCCGCCGGAGAAGGCGGCGTTGGAGCGTACGAAACCGTCGACGCGCAGCGGTACGTCCTCGGGAAGCTGCTGCACCGTGAAGTACACGCCGAGGTCGTGCGGGACCGAGTCGAAGCCGCAGGCGTGCACGATCCGGGCCCCCGTCTCGCGGGCCCGAGCGTCGTGCCGGACGAACATGAGGTCCACGAACTCGGGTTCACCGGTCAGATCGGCGTAGTCGGTACCGGCCTCCGCGCAGGCGGCGACGAGCGCCTTGCCGTACCAGATGTACGGGCCCACGGTGGTGGCCACCACACGAGTGGACTCGGCGAGGGCGCGCAGCGCATCGGGGTCCTCCGCATCGGCGAGGACCAGGGGCAGTGCGGCGCAGTCCGGATTGATGCCGGCGAGCCGCTCGCGCAGCCGCTCCAGCTTCTGCGGATTCCGGCCCGCCAGGGCCCACTGGCACCCTTCCGGCACATGCGCGGCGAGGTACTCGGCAGTGAGGGTGCCGACGAAGCCCGTCGCTCCGAAGAGCACCACATCGTATGCGCGTTCTGCGCTGTTCTGCCTGGCCACCTTGGTCCTCCGCCGACGATCCCACGCTGTTGCCGGTGGCCGAGGCTAGCGTGAGATCGGACGCACCGCGCGAGAAGGGGAGCGCTGCGGTCGGAAAGGTTTGCCGGGGGTTCGCGGCTCCCCCAGCTACCTCCCCCCAGCTACCGCTGGGGGAGCGTCGCGAGCCGGTGAATCTTTCCGGTCACAAGCACTGAGGTCAGACGAGCAGCCGGGTGCGCAGCACCCCGACCAGGTCGTCGTCGACGTCGAGACGGGCTTCGGCGTAGCCGCGCAGGGAGCCGTACTGCTCATTGATGCCGTCGAGGAAGAGTCGCATGATCTCGGCGGGCGCCTGGCCGTAGCCGGGCCAGCGCGGAGACCGGCCGGGGTGGTCCGCCTTCCAGTCGGCGATGAGCCGGTCCGTGGCGAGCCCGGTGAGGGCGAAGTCGGCGATGATGTCGTCCTCGGAGACTCCGACCAGGCCGAGGATCAGGGCTGCGACCAGACCGGTCCGGTCCTTGCCCGAGGCGCAGTGGAAGACCAGTGGAGCCTCGGTGTCGGCTGCGATGACTTCCAGGGTCTGCCGCAGCTCTTTGATTCCGTCGTGGGCGACTTCGTCGAAGCGGTCGGCGAGATAGCGGCCCACCGGCACCTCGGGCCCGAGTGCCTCCTGGTCGTAGGGACGGTGCTCGATGCTCAGGTTGTGGTAGGTGAGGCCCTCGTACTCGGGTACCCGGCCCTTGGCCTCGATCTCCCAGGGGTAGCGCAGGTCGATGACGGTGCGGATGCCGAGGGCCAGAAAGCGGTCCAGGTCGGCGCCGCTCAGTTTGCCCAGCGAGTCGGACCGGTAGAGGAGGCCGGGGCGCGTCGTACGGTCGTCGTGTGTGCGATAGCCGCCCAGATCGCGGAAGTTGTGCAGACGCTCGAACGCCATGTGTCTCTTCACGCGAGAACTCTAGGACAGGAAAAGACCAAGCGCTTGCTTGTTCCGGGGACTTGTGCCCAGTGGAACACGTTCTTAACATCGCTGATGTTACATCGGTTGTGTCACAGTGCAGGGGGCGTGATGGCAGGGACGGAGAGCGGTCCGCTCGACGGAGTCCGGGTGGTCGAACTGGCGGGCATCGGGCCCGGTCCGTTCGCCGCCATGCTCCTGGCCGACCTCGGCGCCGATGTCGTGAGGGTCGACCGGCCGGGCGGCGCCGGGCTCGCCATCGATCCGGCCTACGACCTCACCAACCGCAACAAACGCTCGGTAATCGTCGATCTGAAGTCCGAGGACGGGCCGGCGCACGTTCTCGATCTGGTCGAACGGGCGGACGTACTGATCGAGGGGTACCGTCCGGGCGTCGCGGAACGCCTCGGCGTCGGCCCGCGGGAGTGTCTCGCCCGCAATCCGAAGCTGGTCTACGGGCGGATGACCGGCTGGGGTCAGGAAGGCCCGCTCGCCCAGCGGGCCGGACACGACATCGGCTACATCGCCATCACCGGCACCTTTGGCATGATCGGAAAATCGGATGAACCGCCCACTGTTCCCGCCAATCTGGTCGGCGACTACGCAGGAGGCTCGCTCTATCTCGTCATCGGCATCCTGGCCGCACTCCAGCACGCCCGTACGCCCGGCGGCACAGGGCAGGTGGTCGACGCGGCGATCGTGGACGGTGCCGCCCATCTCGCCACGATGATCCACGGAATGATGGCCGCCGGCGGCTGGCAGGACCGGCGCGGGGTCAATCTGCTGGACGGCGGATGCCCCTTCTACGGTGCCTACGAGACTGCGGACGGGCAGTACATGGCGGTCGGGGCGTTGGAGCAGCAGTTCTCCACCGAGTTCGTACGGCTGCTCGGCATCGAGGACGAGATTCCGGCCCTCCCTCAAGCTCTCGGCTTCTCCCTCAAGCTCTCGGCTTCTCCCCCAAGCTCTCGGCTTCGCTCGAGCAGGGGGGACCCCCACGAGCAGGGGGGACCCCCACGAGCAGGGGGGACCCCCACGAGCAGGGTGGACCCCCACGAGCAGGAGGGACTCCCATGCGCAGGGGGAACCCCCATCGATTTCGCCCGCTGGGGTGAACTGCGCGCCGCTATCGCCGCCCGCTTCCGCACCAGGACCCGCGCCGAGTGGACCGCCGTCTTCGAGGGCTCCGACGCCTGCGTGGCGCCGGTGCTCTCGCTGCGCGAGGCCCCCGCGCATCCGCACCTTGCCGCCCGCGGCACCTTCACGGAGTACGGCGGGATCACCCAGCCGGCGCCCGCGCCGCGGTTCTCCGCGACCCCCGGATCGGTGCGCCGCCCGCCCGCCCGGCCGGGCGCGGACACCGCGGAAGTCGCCCGCGACTGGGGCGTACCGGGCATCGCCGAGGACAGCGAAGGCTGAAGGGGGCCGAGTTGAAGCGTCAGATCTTCACCGCGGAGCACGAGGCGTTCCGCGAGACCGTCCGCGCCTTCCTTGCCAAGGAGGTCCTGCCGCACTACGAGCAGTGGGAGAAGGACGGCATCGTCTCGCGCGAGGCCTGGCTGGCGGCCGGCCGGCAGGGCCTCCTCGGGCTCGCCGTCCCGGAGGAGTACGGAGGCGGTGGCAATGACGACTTCCGCTACAGCGCGGTACTGGCCGAGGAGTTCACCCGTGCCGGTGCCCCCGGGCTCGCGCTCGGACTGCACAACGACATCGTCGGGCCGTATCTGACGGACCTGGCGAACGAGGAGCAGAAGCGGCGTTGGCTGCCCGGCTTCTGCAGCGGTGAGACCGTCACCGCCATCGCGATGACCGAGCCGGGCGCCGGCTCCGATCTCCAGGGCATCCGCACCACGGCCGAGGACAAGGGCGACCACTGGTTGCTCAACGGATCCAAGACCTTCATCTCCAACGGCATCCTCGCCGATCTGGTGATCGTCGTCGCGAAGACCACCCCCGAGGGCGGCGCCCACGGGCTGTCCCTGCTCGTCGTCGAGCGTGGCATGGCGGGCTTCGAACGCGGGCGCAACCTCGACAAGATCGGCCAGAAGTCCCAGGACACCGCGGAACTGTTCTTCGACGACATACGCGTGCCCAAGGAGAACCTGCTCGGCGAACCGAACGGCGCCTTCGGCCATCTGATGACGAACCTTGCGCAGGAGCGGCTGAACATCGCGGTCGCGGCGATCGCCGGGGCCGAGTATCTGCTGGAGATCACCACCCGGTACGTCAAGGAGCGCGAGGCATTCGGGCGGCCGCTGTCCAAGCTCCAGCACATCCGCTTCGAGATCGCGGAGATGGCCACCGAGTGCACGGTCACTCGGGCGTTCCTCGACCGATGCATAGTCGATCATTCGAACGGGGAACTCGACGCCGTTCACGCCTCGATGGCCAAGTGGTGGGCCACCGAACTGCAGAAGCGGGTCGCCGACCGCTGCCTCCAGCTGCACGGCGGCTACGGCTACATGACCGAATACCGGGTCGCCAAGGCCTTCACCGACGGCCGCATCCAGACGATCTACGGCGGCACCACCGAGATCATGAAGGAGATCATCGGCCGCTCCCTGCTCGCCTGACTCCGCCCCACTCTCCCTGAAAGGCTGCTGTCTTGAGTACCGAAGCGTATGTGTACGACGCGATCCGCACCCCGCGCGGACGTGGCAAGGCCAATGGTGCCCTGCACGGCACCAAGCCGATCGACCTGGTCGTCGGGCTGATCCATGAGATCCGGAACCGCTTCCCCGGACTCGACCCGGCCGCGATCGACGACATCGTGCTCGGCGTCGTCGGCCCGGTCGGCGACCAGGGATCCGACATCGCCCGCATCGCCGCCGTCGCGGCGGGCCTGCCCGACACCGTCGCCGGCGTCCAGGAGAACCGCTTCTGCGCCTCCGGTCTGGAGGCCGTCAACCTGGCCGCCGCCAAGGTCCGTTCCGGCTGGGAGGACCTGGTGCTGGCGGGCGGCGTCGAATCGATGTCCCGGGTGCCGATGGCGTCCGACGGCGGCGCATGGTTCGCCGACCCGATGACCAACTTCGCCGTCGGCTTCGTTCCCCAGGGCATCGGCGCCGACCTCATCGCCACCATCGAGGGAATCTCGCGGCGCGATGTCGACGAGTACGCCGCCCTCTCCCAGGATCGGGCCGCCGCCGCCTGGAAGGACGGCCGCTTCGACCGGTCCGTCGTCCCCGTCAAGGACCGCTCCGGACTGGTCGTTCTCGACCACGACGAGCACATGCGTCCCGGCACCACCGCGGACTCTCTCGCCAAGCTCAAGCCGTCCTTCGCCGACATCGGCGACCTGGGCGGATTCGACGCCGTCGCCCTGCAGAAGTACCACTGGGTCGAGAAGATCGACCACGTCCACCATGCGGGCAACTCCTCCGGCATCGTGGACGGCGCCTCGCTGGTCGCCATCGGTTCGAAGGAGGTCGGCGAGCGCTACGGACTGCGGCCGCGCGCCCGTATCGTCTCCGCCGCGGTTTCCGGATCCGAGCCGACCATCATGCTGACCGGGCCCGCCCCCGCCACCCGCAAGGCGCTCGCCAAGGCAGGGCTGACCATCGACGACATCGATCTGGTCGAGATCAACGAGGCCTTCGCGGCGGTCGTGCTGCGTTTCGTACGGGACATGGGCCTGTCCCTCGACAAGGTCAACGTCAACGGCGGGGCCATCGCCCTGGGGCACCCGCTCGGCGCCACCGGCGCGATGATCCTCGGCTCGCTCATCGACGAGCTCGAGCGCCAGGACAAGCGGTACGGCCTCGCCACGCTCTGCGTCGGCGGCGGCATGGGTATCGCCACGATCGTCGAGCGTCTCTGACCGCCCGTCCAACCCCCGTTACGGAGAAGCCAGAATGAGCGAGTCCAGCACGATCCGCTGGGAGAAGGACGAGACCGGAGTCGTCACCCTCGTCCTCGACGACCCCAACCAGTCCGCCAACACCATGAACCAGGCCTTCAAGGACTCCATCGCGTCGATCGCCGACCGCGTCGAGGCCGAGAAGGACTCCATCCGCGGCATCATCTTCACCTCCGCCAAGAAGACCTTCTTCGCGGGCGGCGACCTCAAGGAGATGATCCGGCTCCGCCCGGAGCAGGCCCAGCTCGCCTTCGACACCGGCACGGGGATCAAGAGCTCGCTGCGCCGTATCGAGACCCTCGGCAAGCCGGTCGTCGCTGCCATCAACGGTGCGGCTCTCGGCGGTGGTTACGAGATCGCCCTCGCCTGCCACCACCGCATCGCCCTCGACGCCCCCGGCTCCAGGATCGGCCTGCCGGAGGTCACCCTCGGCCTGCTGCCGGCGGGCGGCGGCGTCACCCGCACCGTACGGCTCATGGGCATCACCGACGCACTGCTCAAGGTGCTGCTCCAGGGCAACCGGTACAACCCGCGGCGCGCCCTCGAGAACGGCCTGGTCCACGAGATCGCCGCCACCCCCGAGGAGATGCTGGCCAAGGCCCGTGCCTTCATCGATGCCAACCCCGAGTCGCGGCAGCCCTGGGACGTGCCCGGCTACAAGATCCCCGGCGGTACTCCGGCCAACCCCAGGTTCGCCGCCAACCTGCCCGCCTTCCCGGCCAACCTGAAGAAGCAGCTGAACGGCGCCCCGTACCCGGCGCCGCGCAACATTCTCGCCTGCGCCGTCGAGGGCTCCCAGGTGGACTTCGAGACCGCGCTGGTCATCGAGGCCCGCTACTTCACCGAGCTGGTCACCGGACAGACCGCCAAGAACATGATCCAGGCGTTCTTCTTCGACCTCCAGGCCGTCAACTCCGGCAGGAGCCGCCCCCAGGGCATCGAGCCGTGCCAGGTCCGCAAGGTCGCCGTCCTCGGCGCCGGCATGATGGGTGCGGGAATCGCCTACTCCTGCGCCCGAGCCGGTATCGAGGTCGTCCTCAAGGACGTCTCCCAGGAGGCCGCCGACAAGGGCAAGGCGTACTCCGAGCAGCTGCTCGCCAAGGCGCTCTCCCGGGGCCGTACGACCGAGGCGGAGCGCGACGCACTGCTCGCCCGGATCACGCCGACCGCCGACCCCCAGGCCCTCGCCGGCTGTGACGCGGTGATCGAGGCCGTCTTCGAGGACACCGCGCTCAAGCACAAGGTCTTCCAGGAGATCCAGGGCATCGTCGCGCCGGACGCACTGCTCTGCTCCAATACCTCCACCCTTCCCATCACCGTCCTCGCCGAGGGCGTGGAGCGGCCGGCCGACTTCATCGGGCTGCACTTCTTCTCGCCGGTGGACAAGATGCCGCTGGTCGAGATCATCAAGGGCGAGCGGACCGGCGACGAGGCGCTGGCCCGCGCCTTCGACCTGGTCCGCCGGATCAAGAAGACCCCGATCGTCGTCAACGACTCCCGGGGCTTCTTCACGTCCCGTGTCATCGGCCGGTTCATCAACGAGGGCGTGGCGATGGTCGGCGAGGGGGTCGAGCCCGCCTCGGTCGAACAGGCCGCGGCACAGGCCGGCTACCCCGCCAAGGTGCTCTCCCTGATGGACGAGCTGACCCTCACCCTGCCGCGCAAGATCCGCAACGAGACGCGGCGCGCGATCGAGGAGGTGGGCGGGAGCTGGACCGCTCACCCCGCGGACGTGGTCATCGACCGGATGGTCGACGAGTTCGGCCGTACCGGCCGCAGCGGCGGCGCGGGCTTCTACGACTACGCCGACGGCAAGCGCGCAGGTCTCTGGCCGGGGCTGCGCGAGCACTTCGGCGGGCCGAACGGGGACGTCCCCTTCGAGGACATGAAGGAGCGGATGCTCTTCTCGGAGGCGCTGGACACCGTGCGCTGCTTGGAGGAAGGCGTGCTGACGTCGGTCGCCGACGCCAACATCGGTTCCATCCTGGGTATCGGCTTCCCCGGCTGGACCGGCGGTGTACTCCAGTACATCAACGGCTACGAAGGCGGCCTGCCGGGCTTCGTGGCGCGAGCACGTGAACTCGCCGAGCGCTACGGCGAGCGCTTCGACCCGCCCGCGCTGCTGCTCCGGAAGGCCGAGCGGGGCGAGACCTTCACCGACGCATAACGGCGTCGGCGCGGGCCGCGTTCCGGGGCGTCCTCATTCCGCCTCGAACGCGGCTCGCAGCTCCTCCCGCAGAGACCTCTGGAAAGCCGTCACCAGCGCCTGGATCACCATCGGCTGCATATGGGCCGACAGCGACTTCATCGCCGCGACGTGATCGGGGTCCGACTCGCGTTCCCGGTACGGACCCCACACCTCTTCACGGAAGAGACGGGAGAGCTCGTGCGCCGCCGACCTGGCGTGCTCCAGCAGGACCGTACGGGAGGCGAGGATCGTCTCGTGCTCGATCGGTACGTCCAGCAGCTCCACGCCGAGCCGCAGCAGCCCGACGTCCAGCCGGAACACGTCCGGGGCGCCCTTGCGGTCCAGTACACCCATCGCTGCGAGCCGGGCGACGTCCTGGTCCGAGAGCGGCCGCCCGGCCCGGCGCTCCAGTTCCGCCCGGGTGATGTCCTCCGCAGACTCGGGAGCCCACGAGGCCACCAGCGCACGGTGGATGGCCAGGTCATGCGCGCTCAGACCGGGCGGCAGCTGCTCCAGGTACCGTTCGATGGCTGCCAGCGTCATGCCCTGGTGCTGGAGTTCCTCGATGAGCGCCAGCCGGGACAGGTGCTCGGACCCGTAGTGCCCGACCCGGCGCGGACCGATGACGGGCGGCGGCAGCAGCCCGCGGGTGCTGTAGAAGCGGATGGTGCGCACGGTCACTCCGGCGCGCGCGGCCAGTTCGTCGACCGTCAGAGTCGGCTCCTGGGCTTCCGTCGCCATTGCCGGTCCTGCCTTCCGCTGCCGTGCGTCGGTCCGATGCAACAGTATTGCTGTCTCACCACTCCTGTGAAAGTCTCCGCCGAGCTGATCGAGCAGCTTTGCGCACAGCCCTGATTGTCAGTGGCGGCCCGTACGGTGATGGCATGTCGGAGATCAGGTATGTGCGGGGGGACGCCACCGCGCCGCAGGGCAAGAGCGTCAAGCTGATCGCGCACGTCTGCAACGACCTGGGCGGCTGGGGCAAGGGCTTCGTGCTGGCGATATCGCGGCGCTGGCCCGAGTCCGAGACGGCCTACCGGCGCTGGCACCGCGAGCGCGCCGGAAACGACTTCGGGCTCGGCGCGGTGCAGTACGTCCGGGTGGAGCCGCACGTCTGGGTCGCCAACATGATCGGCCAGCACGGGATACGGACCGGCAGCAAGGGCGTGCCCGTGCGGTACGAGGCGATCGGCACCGCGCTCGGATCGCTCGCCGACAAGGCCGTCGAGTCGGGGGCGTCCGTCCATATGCCCCGTATCGGCTGCGGACTGGCGGGCGGACAGTGGTCGCGTGTCGAGCCGCTGATTGCCGAGCGGCTGCTGAGTCGTGGGATATCCGTGACGGTGTACGACTACGACAAGTAGTACGGCGGGCCGGGACCCGAGAGGTCCCGGCCCGCCCGGTCGGCCGCGGGATCAGCGGCCGACCGCCACCGGGCAGTGGTGTTGGCGGTTGCCATACTGGACACCCGGGAACCGGGCACCGGGCCCGGTCGCCGACACAGGGAGCCGCAGCATGCAGCAGGACCCCGAGCCGCCGCCGCCCGGCGGAGTGCTGTGGAGCGTCGCCGGGGACATCCGAGCGCTGCTGATGCTGCCCCCCGCGCTCACCATGCAGGTCGCCCACCCGGCGATCGGCGCGGGCGTGGACCAGCACTCGGTCTTCCGTACCGACCCCTGGGG includes these proteins:
- a CDS encoding 3-hydroxyacyl-CoA dehydrogenase NAD-binding domain-containing protein, whose protein sequence is MSESSTIRWEKDETGVVTLVLDDPNQSANTMNQAFKDSIASIADRVEAEKDSIRGIIFTSAKKTFFAGGDLKEMIRLRPEQAQLAFDTGTGIKSSLRRIETLGKPVVAAINGAALGGGYEIALACHHRIALDAPGSRIGLPEVTLGLLPAGGGVTRTVRLMGITDALLKVLLQGNRYNPRRALENGLVHEIAATPEEMLAKARAFIDANPESRQPWDVPGYKIPGGTPANPRFAANLPAFPANLKKQLNGAPYPAPRNILACAVEGSQVDFETALVIEARYFTELVTGQTAKNMIQAFFFDLQAVNSGRSRPQGIEPCQVRKVAVLGAGMMGAGIAYSCARAGIEVVLKDVSQEAADKGKAYSEQLLAKALSRGRTTEAERDALLARITPTADPQALAGCDAVIEAVFEDTALKHKVFQEIQGIVAPDALLCSNTSTLPITVLAEGVERPADFIGLHFFSPVDKMPLVEIIKGERTGDEALARAFDLVRRIKKTPIVVNDSRGFFTSRVIGRFINEGVAMVGEGVEPASVEQAAAQAGYPAKVLSLMDELTLTLPRKIRNETRRAIEEVGGSWTAHPADVVIDRMVDEFGRTGRSGGAGFYDYADGKRAGLWPGLREHFGGPNGDVPFEDMKERMLFSEALDTVRCLEEGVLTSVADANIGSILGIGFPGWTGGVLQYINGYEGGLPGFVARARELAERYGERFDPPALLLRKAERGETFTDA
- a CDS encoding MerR family transcriptional regulator — its product is MATEAQEPTLTVDELAARAGVTVRTIRFYSTRGLLPPPVIGPRRVGHYGSEHLSRLALIEELQHQGMTLAAIERYLEQLPPGLSAHDLAIHRALVASWAPESAEDITRAELERRAGRPLSDQDVARLAAMGVLDRKGAPDVFRLDVGLLRLGVELLDVPIEHETILASRTVLLEHARSAAHELSRLFREEVWGPYRERESDPDHVAAMKSLSAHMQPMVIQALVTAFQRSLREELRAAFEAE
- a CDS encoding macro domain-containing protein; translation: MSEIRYVRGDATAPQGKSVKLIAHVCNDLGGWGKGFVLAISRRWPESETAYRRWHRERAGNDFGLGAVQYVRVEPHVWVANMIGQHGIRTGSKGVPVRYEAIGTALGSLADKAVESGASVHMPRIGCGLAGGQWSRVEPLIAERLLSRGISVTVYDYDK